A section of the Methanocaldococcus sp. FS406-22 genome encodes:
- a CDS encoding 2-hydroxyacyl-CoA dehydratase family protein, producing MRVGITAIVPPEIIYSTNHIPLDLNNFVPQSNVHPKNKLCAWTASWRELILEDKIKINKLIVVAGGDCQNSLVDAEKIELKKKIPTHYFFYQFGDKEHFENEIKKLIDFLGGDVDKDILREVYKIKKLAKKVDELCYKDKINGKDAFYTTISASDLKGNPNAYKKEIENLLNNEENVEYRYRIALIGIPPIFSDFYEYLNEINVHCVYNELPYEFVRMGGDSIKSIVDTYSTYTFANHITKRIKIIKRELKKRKVDGIIHYTQMCCHHKLEDEILREFIDYPMLTIEGDIPQKTPEQVKLRIEAFIEMLG from the coding sequence ATGAGAGTTGGGATCACAGCAATAGTTCCACCTGAAATTATTTACTCAACCAATCATATTCCTTTGGATTTAAACAATTTTGTTCCCCAATCTAATGTACATCCTAAAAATAAACTGTGTGCTTGGACTGCTTCATGGAGAGAGTTGATTTTAGAGGATAAAATTAAAATTAATAAATTAATTGTTGTTGCTGGAGGAGATTGTCAAAATTCCCTTGTTGATGCTGAAAAGATAGAATTGAAGAAAAAAATTCCTACGCATTATTTCTTTTATCAATTTGGAGATAAAGAACATTTTGAAAATGAAATAAAAAAACTTATTGATTTTTTAGGAGGGGATGTTGATAAAGATATTTTAAGAGAAGTTTATAAAATAAAAAAACTTGCAAAAAAAGTTGATGAATTGTGCTATAAAGATAAAATAAATGGGAAGGATGCATTTTATACCACAATTTCTGCAAGTGATTTAAAAGGAAACCCAAATGCATACAAAAAAGAGATTGAAAATTTATTAAACAATGAGGAGAATGTTGAATATAGGTATAGAATTGCTTTAATTGGCATACCACCAATTTTTAGTGATTTTTATGAATATCTGAATGAAATAAATGTGCATTGTGTTTATAACGAATTACCTTATGAGTTTGTGAGGATGGGAGGAGACTCAATAAAGAGTATAGTAGACACCTATTCAACATACACGTTTGCCAACCATATAACTAAAAGAATAAAGATTATAAAGAGAGAATTAAAAAAGAGAAAGGTTGATGGAATAATCCACTATACACAAATGTGTTGTCATCATAAGTTAGAAGATGAAATCCTCAGAGAATTTATTGATTACCCTATGCTGACAATAGAGGGAGATATTCCCCAAAAAACACCCGAACAAGTGAAGTTAAGAATAGAAGCATTTATAGAGATGTTGGGATAG
- a CDS encoding acyl-CoA dehydratase activase — MMGIDVGSTHIKIADGKSFKKYPIIKLNEILKKYNNDDVFATGYFRKRFKNHITEITAAIYGVDKEIDVIIDVGGQDTKIINTKTLEFVMNDKCGAGTGLFLQTIAMYLNVPIEDFGKYYSKDPLKLNNTCAVFSISEIINYLVNGYSIKDIIASVNYTIAKKIANMNPYECETIALIGGVAENKAFVKYFKEVTEKDVYIPKNPQFINAIGARKYGIEHSAKNNL; from the coding sequence ATGATGGGTATTGACGTTGGCTCAACACACATAAAAATTGCGGATGGGAAAAGTTTTAAAAAATATCCAATAATTAAATTAAATGAAATATTAAAAAAGTACAATAACGATGATGTTTTTGCAACAGGATATTTTAGAAAGAGGTTTAAAAATCACATAACTGAAATTACTGCTGCTATATATGGAGTTGATAAAGAAATTGATGTTATAATTGATGTTGGTGGGCAGGATACAAAGATAATAAACACAAAAACATTAGAGTTTGTGATGAATGATAAATGTGGAGCGGGGACTGGATTATTTTTACAAACCATAGCTATGTATTTGAATGTCCCTATCGAAGATTTTGGTAAGTATTATTCAAAAGATCCCTTAAAGTTAAATAATACTTGTGCTGTTTTTTCGATTTCTGAAATCATCAATTATCTTGTAAATGGTTATAGCATTAAAGATATCATAGCATCTGTAAATTACACTATAGCAAAGAAAATAGCCAATATGAATCCATATGAATGTGAAACTATTGCTCTAATTGGTGGAGTAGCAGAGAATAAGGCATTTGTTAAGTATTTTAAAGAAGTTACTGAGAAAGACGTTTACATTCCTAAAAATCCACAGTTTATAAATGCAATAGGGGCGAGAAAATATGGAATTGAACACTCAGCAAAAAATAATCTTTGA
- a CDS encoding GNAT family N-acetyltransferase: MELNTQQKIIFEIYDLYKRFELMINNNRSKTKKQIEKIKNEIIVKDINDVSYVDRVQEILLNYREIWGFVHKSSIKQWITTSKTISVAGMFHKDNLIGVMVYGEKPSYLKINYIAVNKRFKDNSLGGYFISFLEKKAKKLQKKKIYAEVPGDNEGGLGFFIKNGFIIEGILKNHTRGGKDLVLMAKYLEG; this comes from the coding sequence ATGGAATTGAACACTCAGCAAAAAATAATCTTTGAAATTTATGATTTGTATAAGAGATTTGAGTTGATGATAAATAACAATAGAAGCAAAACCAAAAAACAAATAGAAAAGATTAAAAATGAAATTATAGTTAAGGATATTAATGATGTTAGTTATGTTGATAGGGTTCAGGAAATTTTGTTGAATTATAGAGAGATTTGGGGTTTTGTTCATAAATCATCAATAAAACAGTGGATTACAACTTCTAAAACTATAAGTGTAGCTGGAATGTTTCATAAAGACAATTTAATTGGGGTTATGGTTTATGGGGAAAAACCAAGTTACCTCAAAATTAATTATATTGCAGTTAATAAAAGATTCAAAGACAATTCCCTTGGAGGATATTTTATCTCATTTTTAGAGAAAAAAGCTAAAAAATTACAAAAGAAGAAAATATATGCTGAAGTTCCAGGAGATAATGAGGGAGGATTGGGATTCTTCATAAAAAATGGATTTATAATTGAGGGTATTTTGAAAAATCATACAAGAGGTGGTAAAGATTTAGTATTAATGGCTAAATATTTAGAGGGATAA
- a CDS encoding ATP-binding protein translates to MLFIGREKLKDRLGNDIYIDASKSHAIFICGKRGSGKSYTLGVLVEELQEKYPDYLKIIIDPMGIFWTMVEPNEEQEEELWDWNLYAEGYPVKLIVPGEIEERFDEDVIRELENRGIEFKKLLLNPSDISAEGWCDLFNLNINEMMGIALYRAIDNIEKDFFTIDDIIYEVERDTKSKESTKEALINRLNMAKKWGIFSDEYIPIEDIFERNAINVIDLSVIESGRYGLRDLIVSIIAKYLFNQRLKARKKEMLNLQSKMPKVWLFIDEAHNFIPSGKSTLSKEILIRWAKEGRQPGLNLVIATQQPSAIDNEVLSQCDIIFAHKVTNREDINALNKLNQEYMGKELKVYIKDLNKGECVFIDDEKEFLKIIKIRPRKSKHGGGEK, encoded by the coding sequence ATGCTATTCATAGGAAGAGAAAAGCTAAAAGACAGATTAGGCAATGATATTTATATAGATGCCTCAAAATCCCATGCAATTTTTATTTGTGGTAAAAGAGGTAGTGGGAAGAGTTACACATTGGGAGTTTTAGTCGAAGAACTTCAAGAAAAGTATCCAGATTATTTAAAAATTATTATCGATCCAATGGGGATATTTTGGACTATGGTAGAACCAAATGAAGAACAAGAAGAAGAACTTTGGGATTGGAATTTGTATGCTGAAGGATATCCAGTTAAACTAATAGTTCCCGGAGAAATAGAGGAAAGGTTTGATGAAGATGTTATAAGAGAGTTAGAAAATAGGGGAATAGAGTTTAAAAAACTTCTTTTAAATCCTTCTGATATCTCAGCAGAGGGGTGGTGTGATTTATTCAATTTAAATATAAACGAAATGATGGGAATAGCCTTGTATAGAGCAATTGATAATATTGAGAAAGATTTTTTCACAATAGACGATATTATTTATGAGGTTGAAAGAGATACAAAATCAAAGGAATCTACAAAAGAAGCATTAATAAATCGTCTAAACATGGCAAAAAAATGGGGAATTTTTTCAGATGAATACATCCCAATAGAAGATATTTTTGAAAGAAATGCAATAAATGTAATTGATTTAAGTGTTATTGAAAGCGGAAGATATGGACTGAGAGATTTAATAGTATCGATAATTGCAAAATATTTATTTAATCAACGATTGAAAGCAAGAAAAAAAGAAATGCTAAATTTACAATCAAAAATGCCAAAAGTTTGGTTATTTATTGATGAAGCCCATAATTTCATCCCTTCTGGGAAATCAACATTATCAAAAGAGATTCTAATAAGATGGGCAAAGGAGGGAAGACAACCAGGATTGAACTTAGTTATAGCTACTCAACAACCATCAGCAATAGATAATGAAGTTTTAAGCCAATGCGACATCATCTTTGCACATAAAGTAACAAATAGAGAGGATATAAATGCATTAAATAAGCTCAATCAAGAGTATATGGGAAAAGAGTTAAAAGTATATATTAAAGATCTAAATAAAGGAGAGTGTGTTTTTATTGATGATGAAAAAGAATTCTTAAAAATTATAAAAATAAGGCCAAGAAAAAGTAAACATGGAGGAGGAGAGAAGTAA